A genomic segment from Glycine max cultivar Williams 82 chromosome 1, Glycine_max_v4.0, whole genome shotgun sequence encodes:
- the LOC100808337 gene encoding probable GTP-binding protein OBGM, mitochondrial isoform X2, giving the protein MMDQCKIFAKAGDGGNGCSSLRKGRPDGGNGGRGGDVILECSHRVWDFSGLQRHLIAEKGGPGSSKKLIGSRGADKVARVPIGSVVHLVNGDIPSVVKTQSATDVDPWDIPGALVDDFPNPGNGSTSSVTSGEVKAMHSTSCSSSQDEETDVKKSEKSRQVALTDVFSQLSTSNGAPEFGTEDIGEKQEILYNVAELTEEGQQIVIARGGEGGLGNVSCVKDSRKPVTMAFSCQHMDNVQDPDSVLSSQQAGSPGSETVLILELKSIADVSFVGMPNAGKSTLLGAISRAKPAVGDYAFTTLRPNLGNLNYDDLSITVADIPGLIKGAHQNRGLGHAFLRHIERTKVLAYVVDLAAALNGRKGIPPWEQLRDLILELEYHQDGLSKRPSLIVANKTDEEGAEEVYKELKRRVQGVPIFPVCAVLGEGIADLKAGLKMLVSSEMSSELCLDQILLA; this is encoded by the exons GTGGCAATGGGGGGAGAGGTGGTGATGTGATTCTGGAATGCTCTCACAGAGTTTGGGACTTCAGTGGTTTGCAGCGTCACCTG ATAGCTGAGAAAGGAGGACCTGGATCATCAAAAAAGTTGATAGGTAGCAGGGGTGCTGATAAG GTTGCCCGTGTACCGATTGGCTCTGTAGTACATCTCGTTAATGGTGATATTCCTTCTGTTGTCAAAACTCAATCCGCAACAGATGTAGACCCTTGGGATATTCCCGGAGCACTTGTTGATGATTTTCCTAACCCTGGCAATGGTTCTACCTCCAGTGTTACTAGTGGGGAAGTCAAAGCAATGCATTCTACTAGCTGCTCCTCATCACAAGATGAAGAAACAGATGTTAAGAAATCTGAAAAATCAAGACAAGTTGCATTAACAGATGTATTTTCTCAACTCTCCACTTCTAATGGAGCTCCTGAATTTGGAACAGAGGATATAGGAGAGAAACAAGAGATACTATACAATGTTGCTGAGTTAACAGAAGAAGGTCAACAAATTGTCATTGCTCGTGGAGGAGAGGGTGGTCTGGGCAACGTGTCTTGTGTCAAAGATTCAAGGAAGCCTGTGACTATGGCATTTTCATGCCAACACATGGACAATGTTCAGGACCCTGACAGTGTTCTCTCCTCTCAGCAAGCAGGTTCACCTGGTTCTGAGACTGTTCTTATATTAGAACTCAAGAGTATTGCTGATGTGAGCTTTGTGGGAATGCCTAATGCTGGTAAAAGCACTTTACTTGGGGCTATATCAAGGGCTAAGCCTGCTGTTGGTGACTATGCCTTCACTACTCTTAGGCCAAATTTGGGGAATCTAAACTATGATGATCTCTCAATAACTGTGGCTGATATTCCTGGACTTATAAAAGGCGCACACCAAAATCGTGGACTCGGACATGCGTTTCTGCGCCACATAGAACGCACAAAGGTTCTTGCTTATGTGGTAGACTTGGCTGCTGCTTTAAATGGAAGAAAGGGAATTCCACCATGGGAACAGCTGAGAGACTTAATTCTAGAGCTAGAGTACCATCAAGATGGTTTATCCAAACGACCATCCTTGATAGTTGCAAATAAGACTGATGAGGAAGGTGCAGAAGAAGTGTATAAAGAGTTAAAGAGAAGGGTCCAGGGTGTTCCCATCTTTCCTGTGTGTGCTGTTTTGGGGGAAGGGATAGCAGATCTTAAAGCTGGACTTAAAATGCTTGTCAGTTCTGAAATGTCATCTGAACTTTGCCTGGATCAAATTTTGCTTGCTTAG